The segment AAATGAAATTGCAAAATGACAAGAATATAATAGTAATTGTTAGACAAATTAGACACTTTTAATAGTAATCGTTAAACTAATTAGGCATTTTTAATAGTAATCGTTAAACTAATTAGACACTTTTCGTAGTAATCATTAGACTAATTAGGCTCTTTTCATAGTAATTGTTATGCTAATTaggtatttttctttttcagataaCAATGAAGATAATTCAGGTCAGCATCCTTCTTTTCTGTGCAACAAATGTTGCTGGTTTCGGTCTCCTTCGACTTTTTCGTGACATTTTAACTTCTCAATCAGGATCCCGTCCACAAGAGAGAGGTAAGCATAAATTATTATTTGACAATTCCATtcatttataattataattGTACCACAATTCCATATATTTATAATCAATATATGTGTATCTCAATACCatacatttataattgttttacatgtaccacaataccatacatttatttacagtATACATGAACCTCCATACCATACATTCATAATAATTTTACGTGTACATCAATGCCATACATTTATTCTATATATGCACTCTAATTCTTAAGCTGTGTACTTAAGCTCTATCCGAATAACCATTTCTATACTGCCGTATATTCATACTTCTATAACTGACTGTAGGTGTGGCTACTATAACTGACAGTAATCCAAACTACATTGATTCCTGGGACTGGGAGGAAGATAGTGACTCGGCCAGTTCTGAAGAGGGAGGGCTCCACATGTTCTTTCGATTTTTGTATGatggagaagaagataaaaattcAAAGAATACAGAGACGACTACACAGCAAAACCCACAGACGTCATCTCCAAATGATATTGACAAAGAAATTAATTCTACAACTACTGAAACACCATCCGTAACCACAACAGTGGCATCAGAAGAAAATGACAACATGACGAATATTGAAACGACCACTGCAAGCAATACAGATGATAATTCTACGAGAACCGAAACACCATCAACAACTACAATGGAGATTAGCACGAATTCAGACACCACCACGGTCTATGACAAGACGACGACAGAAACAGCCAAGACAACGACAACAGAAAGAACGACATACCCCGATACCACATTAACGTATGCGCAGACGACAATGTCAACGACAACTACACGTGACGATGTCAAAACAGAAGTGACTAGTTCAACAACTGTGTCCCCGACAACCACGGCATATTACATTACAACAGAAAATACCTTCATTGAAGGAGATTTGTCCATTGACGACAAGGTTAACAAAACCGATTTAAATTCAACAGAcgactttcagaaaataattgatGAATACAGCGATTACATAGATCAAGGTCCAACGAGAGGAGATTTGCCGTCCACCAGAACATCGTCACAAAATATACAGACAACAACTTCATTTCCTGCTGGTAGTGGAATTATAGACGCGTCCTTATCCAATACAGAAGAGGACAAAAGAAAAGACACAAATGGTGTAGCTCAAATCAACCAAAGCTCCACGAAAACTACTGCAAATCGTATGGATGTAACCGCTGGAAGGATTGGTAACATTCTCTCGGATGTCGTTGTGCAATCTTTAAACAGCAAACAAACGATTGCACAAGCTGGGGGGAAAATGGTCCATCAGAAATCCACGTCTGGAGTACAAAGTGACGTTATAGACATTAGACTTGGAAATGACGTCACTACCACAGCTAGTCCACCCAAAACCACCGTATTTTTTACGCCACCTGATTCTCAGAAAAACGCCATTGCAGACTCACAGCAGAACATTTTTACGGAAAGAGTGGCAAAAATTGGAAACGATTTCATCGTTCTTCCAGATTTTGACAATGGTGCAGTTCTTTTAGAACCGATTGTCCCTGCAGGAAGCATGAAAACGGACACAATATCAGACTTTGACTATGTACCTTCTAAAACATTATCCTACAAAACAATTCCTAATAGCATATAATAGAACTGAATTACAAACAAATGTATGCATAATGTTTGATATTCATCACATCCAATGAAATCCtgtttatcaatttatttatttacttatattattttgtatttgtattttttcGTAATTAAATATTGACTACTTTCACGTATCGTTTGTACTATAAAAACTGTATACTGTTGGGGTAAAAAAGCATAGAAAGTACGCTATATGGTTTGTCAACAGATACGTTGTTAACATAGGGAGGTTTCTTTCAGAACACGATGATCATAGTGGCTTGTTTGTTctgttgtcgtcattttgttATTTCGAGCCAAGAGGACGACTGAAGGGAAAGAAAGTTGCATTTTGGAACTTTTTTGGCCAAAACATAACGGGAAAAATCCAATAGAAAGAAACCTGAGGAGAAAAGAGGATAAAAATAACCCGCGCAATAGCGACCTAAATCTGTCTTCTTTTCGCCCCGCTAATTTTCAACTTTTTGTCATCTTTTCATCTCGCTAATTTACAACTTCTTACAATGTCCTCTTTTCCCATGATAATTTGCAcaaacaaaatcaatagagcTATTCTTTCTGGGTACCATGGCGCTAAGTAGGTCCATATTCAACATGGCGATAGTAAATGATAGGGATATAATTAGAGTGTTTCGCGCCTAAAATAGGAACTGATCCATC is part of the Ostrea edulis chromosome 2, xbOstEdul1.1, whole genome shotgun sequence genome and harbors:
- the LOC130051411 gene encoding uncharacterized protein LOC130051411, encoding MKVERIQTCLYTYQLRFGSGGTCPNCSPLATPTRTFTQACCDPSGTTLTKEKGGNTVITMKIIQVSILLFCATNVAGFGLLRLFRDILTSQSGSRPQERGVATITDSNPNYIDSWDWEEDSDSASSEEGGLHMFFRFLYDGEEDKNSKNTETTTQQNPQTSSPNDIDKEINSTTTETPSVTTTVASEENDNMTNIETTTASNTDDNSTRTETPSTTTMEISTNSDTTTVYDKTTTETAKTTTTERTTYPDTTLTYAQTTMSTTTTRDDVKTEVTSSTTVSPTTTAYYITTENTFIEGDLSIDDKVNKTDLNSTDDFQKIIDEYSDYIDQGPTRGDLPSTRTSSQNIQTTTSFPAGSGIIDASLSNTEEDKRKDTNGVAQINQSSTKTTANRMDVTAGRIGNILSDVVVQSLNSKQTIAQAGGKMVHQKSTSGVQSDVIDIRLGNDVTTTASPPKTTVFFTPPDSQKNAIADSQQNIFTERVAKIGNDFIVLPDFDNGAVLLEPIVPAGSMKTDTISDFDYVPSKTLSYKTIPNSI